In Drosophila santomea strain STO CAGO 1482 chromosome 2L, Prin_Dsan_1.1, whole genome shotgun sequence, a single window of DNA contains:
- the LOC120444000 gene encoding alcohol dehydrogenase-related 31 kDa protein, translating into MFDLTGKHVCYVADCGGIALETSKVLMTKNIAKLAILQSTENPQAIAQLQSIKPSTQIFFWTYDVTMAREEMKKYFDEVMVQMDYIDVLINGATLCDENNIDATINTNLTGMMNTVATVLPYMDRQMGGSGGLIVNVTSVIGLDPSPVFCAYSASKFGGIGFTRSLADPLYYSQNGVAVMAVCCGPTRVFVDRELKAFLEYGQSFADRLRRAPCQSTSVCGQNIVNAIERSENGQIWIADKGGLELVKLHWYWHMADQFLHYMQSNDEEDQE; encoded by the exons ATGTTCGATTTGACGGGCAAGCATGTCTGCTATGTGGCGGATTGCGGAGGAATCGCACTGGAGACCAGCAAGGTTCTCATGACCAAGAACATAGCG AAACTGGCCATTTTACAGAGTACAGAAAATCCTCAAGCCATCGCTCAGCTGCAGTCGATAAAGCCGAGTACCCAGATATTTTTCTGGACCTACGACGTGACCATGGCAAGGGAGGAAATGAAGAAGTACTTCGATGAAGTGATGGTCCAAATGGACTACATCGATGTCCTGATCAATGGGGCCACGTTGTGCGATGAAAATAACATCGACGCCACCATCAACACAAATCTAACTGGAATGATGAACACTGTGGCCACGGTGCTACCCTATATGGACAGGCAAATGGGAGGATCTGGTGGGCTAATTGTGAATGTTACCTCGGTCATTGGGTTGGACCCTTCGCCGGTTTTCTGCGCCTACAGTGCATCCAAGTTCGGTGGGATTGGATTTACCAGAAGCCTAGCG GATCCCCTTTACTATTCCCAAAACGGGGTCGCTGTCATGGCGGTTTGTTGTGGTCCCACAAGGGTCTTTGTGGACCGGGAACTAAAAGCCTTTTTGGAATACGGACAATCCTTTGCCGACCGCCTGCGACGCGCTCCCTGCCAATCGACCTCTGTTTGTGGTCAGAACATTGTCAACGCCATCGAAAGATCTGAAAATGGTCAGATTTGGATTGCGGATAAGGGTGGACTGGAGCTGGTCAAATTGCACTGGTATTGGCACATGGCCGACCAGTTCTTGCACTATATGCAGAGCAATGATGAGGAGGATCAAGAGTAA